The Equus przewalskii isolate Varuska chromosome 5, EquPr2, whole genome shotgun sequence genome window below encodes:
- the LOC139083492 gene encoding maestro heat-like repeat-containing protein family member 1, which translates to MPPGKLRNQVNELIRWLMTLISAKVKPCYISQLSENVNNSDPYSIQNHSPALRTFYFLTKLYSDQVVFLIRKTMESNDPIKIVPALQVFTDVFQDVSQTENLKSEVMHSVVAVIQEDLKPDEEDIQLMCSKILQKMLSLKPYREKQVGVSSLKLLYALHPITSLHPVINSDMGQLWKKMIPQMLNILAGHTKEDLNQKEWEDRLLQFSSRSLVAINDDNWLEQLMEVILERINDFSNEDEEKAFLYKFFGCTLLTSRDVKLVKKMLSSAHKLPTRSCRRGRTRCLALNGTQCGASAVTSLTTFQCFYLILLL; encoded by the exons CTGAGTGAAAATGTCAACAACTCAGATCCTTACTCCATACAGAACCACAGCCCCGCCCTGAGGACTTTCTACTTCCTGA CCAAGTTATACAGTGATCAGGTGGTATTCCTAATACGAAAGACCATGGAATCCAACGATCCAATCAAGATAGTACCAGCCCTTCAAGTCTTCACGGATGTGTTCCAGGATG TGTCCCAGACAGAGAATCTGAAGAGTGAGGTGATGCACTCAGTCGTTGCCGTGATTCAGGAGGATCTCAAACCA GATGAAGAGGACATCCAACTAATGTGTTCCAAAATCCTACAGAAG ATGTTATCGCTGAAGCCCTACAGAGAGAAGCAGGTTGGTGTAAGCTCCCTAAAGCTACTCTATGCCCTGCATCCGATCACCTCCCTGCACCCTGTTATCAACTCTGACATGGGCCAGCTGTGGAAGAAGATGATCCCTCAGATGTTGAACATACTAGCTG GTCACACTAAGGAGGACCTTAATCAGAAGGAGTGGGAAGACAGGCTGCTCCAG TTTTCAAGTCGGTCACTAGTAGCCATCAATGATGACAACTGGCTCGAGCAACTCATGGAAGTCATCTTGGAGAGGATAAACGATTTCAGCAATGAAGACGAGGAGAag GCTTTCCTATATAAATTCTTCGGCTGCACCCTGCTGACCTCGAGGGATGTGAAACTGGTCAAGAAGATGCTCTCCTCCGCCCACAAACTGCCCACGAGGAGCTGCAGGAGAGGGAG GACAAGATGCCTGGCCTTGAATGGAACTCAGTGTGGGGCTAGTGCAGTGACTTCCTTGACCACATTTCAATGCTTTTACTTAATACTGCTACTCTGA